Proteins encoded together in one Octopus bimaculoides isolate UCB-OBI-ISO-001 chromosome 24, ASM119413v2, whole genome shotgun sequence window:
- the LOC106877524 gene encoding tRNA (adenine(37)-N6)-methyltransferase → MAVRGRPKAPVRIVELVMDDQQLSERDYLLRDIYCITRDIESTIEIIFVFHKNNNAYFKAKVRPPRLDGRRIGLFATRAPYRPNPIGLTLAKIEKISGASIHFSGIDLLDGTPVLDVKPYIPQYDCPLGASHESVEKSNPSSHYHSASNQSPNVPPCPSSNFKQRKNSSNTEKIICSSATNSADVFAEDSTMLGVDSIENSTSGITEEDLDLRRKARNFCFTSKNYCLEDESLGQEKLQKTQAGEIFTHASSQGSEEDEKTNKTSTKNHNVCLSKFSSQSALIAVTNFVDLNSEAAVTPFFTTKESVALTPVVSTPLATAQADFTPLTKTQVDFTPLTTTPSESPTTKESMAFTLVASTLLTTTHTDSTPSDSTLLTTTLSESTPLTTTPVIEYTATSPAVATTPSFNTTSAQPLVSADWVVKAPVPKLTVFFTERSRLQLQKFSQHNKQQNYRLEFLQDSREVCQAICSILSEDPRSVYRRNLCKDSLYYFSVDKVHVTCWFFNNSAEVLRIQPMSYSEQSKSE, encoded by the exons GATTATCTTTGTGttccacaaaaacaacaatgcttATTTCAAAGCTAAAGTACGTCCCCCAAGGCTTGACGGTCGACGTATTGGTCTTTTTGCTACAAGAGCACCATACAGGCCTAACCCGATTGGACTTACACTTGCAAAAATAGAGAAGATTTCTg gtgccagtatccatttttctgggaTTGATCTTTTAGATGGAACTCCAGTATTGGATGTGAAACCTTACATACCACAATATGACTGTCCCCTAGGTGCTTCTCATGAGTCTGTGGAGAAAAGCAATCCTTCATCACATTATCATTCCGCAAGCAACCAGTCCCCTAATGTTCCTCCTTGTCCAAGTTCTAACTTTA aacaaagaaaaaactcCAGTAATACAGAAAAAATTATTTGCTCCTCTGCAACTAATTCTGCAGATGTTTTTGCAGAGGATTCCACAATGCTTGGAGTGGATTCCATTGAAAACAGCACTTCTGGAATTACTGAAGAAGATCTTGATTTAAGAAGAAAAGCACGAAACTTTTGTTTCACATCCAAGAATTATTGCCTGGAAGATGAGTCTTTAGGCCAAGAAAAATTGCAGAAGACTCAGGCAGGAGAGATTTTCACTCATGCAAGTTCACAAGGATCAGAAGAggatgaaaaaacaaataaaacatctaCAAAGAATCATAATGTTTGTCTTTCGAAATTTTCTTCCCAATCAGCCTTAATTGCTGTAACAAACTTtgttgatttgaactcagaggctGCTGTGACACCATTTTTTACTACAAAAGAATCTGTTGCCTTAACTCCTGTTGTTTCCACTCCTCTTGCCACAGCCCAAGCTGATTTCACTCCTCTTACCAAAACCCAGGTTGATTTCACTCCTCTTACTACAACACCCTCTGAATCTCCTACCACAAAAGAATCTATGGCTTTCACACTTGTTGCTTCCACTCTTCTCACCACAACTCATACTGATTCTACTCCCTCAGATTCCACTCTTCTTACTACAACTCTCTCTGAATCCACACCTCTTACTACTACTCCTGTAATTGAATATACTGCAACCTCACCCGCTGTTGCTACAACACCATCCTTCAACACCACATCAGCACAACCCCTTGTTTCTGCAGACTGGGTCGTTAAAGCTCCTGTTCCCAAATTGACTGTTTTTTTCACTGAACGTTCCCGTCTGCAGTTGCAAAAGTTCAGCCAACACAATAAACAGCAGAATTATCGGTTAGAATTCCTCCAAGACTCACGCGAAGTCTGTCAGGCAATCTGTTCAATTCTGTCTGAAGATCCCCGTTCTGTCTATCGGAGAAACCTTTGTAAGGATAGCCTGTATTATTTCTCTGTGGACAAAGTCCATGTTACTTGTTGGTTCTTCAACAATTCTGCCGAAGTTCTTCGGATTCAGCCCATGTCCTATTCAGAGCAAAGCAAATCAGAATAA
- the LOC106877526 gene encoding RING finger protein 17 codes for MQFLPNCPACNDSYCIQGSTLNTHRPMLLCCGHTFCESCINKWKVKNKLKCPKCKQSTNFTRNRGSVKALPQDIYVSGLLALNQQTLFHREFHNPISYSREKAPVVQKNKTVFCFECHQVSADIECLQCDVAMCNQCFKKVHTNSVALKMHQSVPLGSEMTAINQEVDKCLVHKNRILEYYCQDDKVNICSRCVIIGKHKGHNIVAIEKNNEILLDSLKESLPTASIVINKMKSSLKGLCTLASKDKEHLVTVSKAIHEYFHFLHAKLQTREMQLIEEAVKTFEENKFQSENFKKQLTEDLKNLESDFNSAVEMLNNTEEIHGNILKVINTIKNAENIPCYLKLPENDKASFQFLPNGDIVKRIGSLGRIEMDEKHKHLISSLEEFPEAITKEDLESSKDITLSFQLFSYPKVFDKEPEPKPSCEKQALRRPHLLQRSISGQVEQVLVTHLRNPSDFMVQKCSNIQKLKTLMKQIENWCLAASGIKDNLLLDVNLDDFVFAQYSLDNNWYRARVKRVETVFDDTQKAYIKVVEVFYVDYGNSEILHMNKLLLPPVKFFKEPEYAIKCCLSSITSVSQDDVWSAEAIKVFATIVHSKILTMTVLKELHGVWYCNLCTPPNNHIRDDIPTFLQDALVFLGYAKYDTGETSLLLKDVTSRDYPSAEPRYVSETLEVMVTHAESPLHFYIQKMGIEYQYLAVSMEDMQTVYQADTKDLWVIYCPVKDLVCACQCPSDNMWYRAKVIDVPGEQMVNVCYVDYGNTEIVSYRNLRKLLDKFIMLPIQAKLCKLAYVEPLDSKEDWTMGTNWLVENFLLKECLIKVVAVHDSYTEVVLQHTESNLIVNEAIVELGYAKKSATAPDKIPLICHRSCESPSINGSLSPEPSIEKKNDNLSSTIPVQPPVDHKSPPITLSESQIEVTISVFHSLSEFYLHTVENHTKLTSLMESLEEYYNNSEAEPGVTGTIGGDYAIYYPVEGKPFSWYRARVNDILHSNLIQVFFVDFGNTEIVQVSSIRMLATNFMVNSSYAMKCHLSGYISAGDKKEWSQTACEFAIEELKDKRYYVVKKTTSEH; via the exons ATGCAGTTCCTCCCAAATTGTCCCGCATGCAACGACAGTTACTGCATCCAAG GTTCCACCTTGAATACCCATCGTCCAATGTTGCTTTGCTGTGGCCATACATTTTGTGAATCCTGTATAAACAAGTGGAAGGTCAAGAATAAACTCAAGTGTCCAAAGTGTAAG CAAAGCACAAATTTTACGAGAAACAGAGGAAGTGTGAAAGCCCTGCCACAGGATATTTATGTATCTGGTTTGTTGGCCCTCAATCAGCAGACTCTGTTCCACCG GGAGTTTCACAATCCGATCTCTTACTCTCGTGAAAAGGCACCTGTTGtgcagaaaaacaaaactg TTTTCTGTTTTGAATGTCATCAGGTGTCCGCTGACATTGAATGCCTCCAGTGTGACGTAGCAATGTGCAATCAATGTTTCAAAAAG GTTCACACCAATTCTGTTGCTCTCAAAATGCATCAGTCTGTCCCCCTAGGTTCAGAGATGACTGCAAT CAACCAAGAAGTCGACAAGTGCCTTGTTCATAAGAATCGGATCCTTGAGTATTACTGCCAAGATGACAAAGTGAACATTTGCTCTCGATGTGTGATAATTGGCAAACATAAGGGACATAACATTGTCGCTATTGAGAAAAAC AATGAGATtttgttggacagtttgaaagaaTCTTTACCAACAGCAAGTATtgtgataaacaaaatgaaatcatcGTTAAAG GGACTATGTACATTGGCATCAAAGGATAAAGAACACCTTGTGACAGTCAGCAAAGCAATCCATGAATATTTCCATTTCTTACATGCAAAGTTACAAACGAG AGAAATGCAGTTAATTGAAGAAGCAGTTAAAACATTTGAGGAGAATAAGTTCCAATCTGAGAATTTT aaaAAACAATTGACTGAAGATTTGAAGAATTTGGAATCTGATTTTAACT CTGCTGTTGAGATGTTAAATAACACTGAAGAAATCCATGGCAATATCTTGAAAGTTATAAACACCAtcaaaaatgcagaaaatattcCATGTTATCTGAAATTGCCTGAAAATGACAAAGCATCGTTCCA attTCTTCCAAATGGAGACATTGTTAAACGTATTGGAAGTCTGGGACGCATTGAGATGGATGAAAAGCACAA GCATTTAATCTCATCACTTGAAGAATTTCCAGAAGCCATCACTAAGGAAGATTTGGAGAGTAGCAAAGATATCACTCTTAGCTTCCAGTTATTTTCATATCCTAAGGTCTTTG ATAAAGAACCGGAACCAAAACCCTCCTGTGAGAAGCAAGCACTGAGACGACCCCACCTGCTACAAAGATCAATATCTG GTCAAGTTGAACAAGTGTTGGTGACGCATTTGAGAAACCCTTCTGACTTCATGGTGCAGAAATGTTCAAACATTCAGAAGTTGAAGACATTGATGAAACAGATAGAGAATTGGTGTTTGGCTGCATCAGGCATTAAAGACAACTTGTTATTAGATGTAAATCTTG ACGACTTTGTTTTTGCCCAGTATTCCTTGGACAATAACTGGTACCGTGCACGGGTGAAGAGGGTTGAGACTGTCTTTGATGATACACAGAAGGCTTATATCAAAGTAGTAGAGGTTTTCTATGTTGATTATGGAAATTCAGAGATATTACATATGAACAA GTTATTGCTGCCACCAGTGAAGTTCTTCAAAGAACCAGAATATGCCATCAAATGCTGTCTATCAAGCATCACTTCAGTTTCTCAG gATGATGTTTGGTCTGCTGAGGCCATCAAGGTGTTTGCTACAATAGTTCATTCCAAAATACTGACCATGACC GTATTGAAAGAGTTACATGGTGTTTGGTACTGCAATCTATGCACACCTCCTAACAATCATATTCGAGACGACATCCCCACATTCTTGCAAGATGCTCTGGTGTTCCTTGGCTATGCAAAATATGACACCGGTGAAACTTCGTTGCTTCTTAAAG ATGTAACAAGTCGTGATTACCCTTCCGCTGAACCGAGATACGTTTCAGAGACGCTTGAAGTGATGGTCACTCATGCAGAAAGTCCTCTGCATTTCTACATtcaaaaa ATGGGCATTGAATACCAATACTTGGCTGTGTCTATGGAAGACATGCAGACTGTTTACCAAGCAGACACCAAAGATCTCTGGGTGATTTACTGTCCAGTTAAAG ACCTGGTGTGTGCTTGTCAATGTCCTAGCGATAACATGTGGTACCGAGCCAAAGTTATTGATGTACCAGGTGAACAAATGGTCAATGTTTGTTATGTAGACTATGGAAATACAGAGATAGTCTCGTACAGAAATCTCCGCAAGTTACTGGATAAGTTTATTATGTTACCCATTCAG gcGAAACTTTGTAAATTGGCGTATGTAGAACCACTGGATTCCAAGGAAGACTGGACCATG GGAACCAATTGGTTAGTTGAAAATTTTCTTCTGAAAGAATGTCTTATCAAAGTTGTTG CTGTCCATGATTCCTATACAGAAGTGGTTCTACAGCACACAGAGTCGAATTTGATTGTCAACGAAGCTATCGTAGAATTGGGATATGCTAAGAAGTCTGCAACAGC ACCTGACAAAATTCCTCTAATCTGCCACAGAAGTTGCGAAAGTCCCAGTATTAATGGATCCTTATCACCTGAACCCTCCATAGAGAAG AAGAATGACAACCTGTCTAGTACCATTCCAGTACAGCCCCCAGTAGACCACAAGAGTCCTCCCATAACACTGTCAGAGTCTCAAATAGAAGTTACCATTAGTGTATTCCATAGTTTGTCAGAGTTTTATCTGCACACAGTAGAAAACCACACGAAACTGACGAG TCTGATGGAATCCTTGGAAGAGTATTATAATAATTCCGAGGCTGAACCTGGCGTCACAGGTACAATAGGTGGTGATTATGCTATTTATTATCCAGTGGAAGGCAAACCATTCAGCTGGTATCGAGCTAGAGTTAACGACATCCTGCACAGCAATTTAATACAG GTTTTCTTCGTAGATTTTGGCAACACGGAAATTGTTCAGGTATCGAGCATCCGTATGTTAGCTACTAATTTTATGGTGAATTCTTCCTATGCCATGAAGTGCCATCTGTCTGGCTACATCTCAGCTGGTGACAAAAAGGAATGGTCACAGACAGCTTGTGAGTTTGCTATTGAAGAATTAAAAGACAAACGCTATTATGTCGTTAAGAAG ACCACAAGTGAACACTAG